The Caloenas nicobarica isolate bCalNic1 chromosome Z, bCalNic1.hap1, whole genome shotgun sequence genome has a segment encoding these proteins:
- the CPLX4 gene encoding complexin-4 codes for MAFLMKSMLSNQVKNLGLGGGGEESKEESTPSDPAAAAGMTREEYEEYQKQMVEEKMERDAAFAQKKAERACLRVHLREKYRLPKSELDENQIQMAGDDVGLPEDLQKMVAEDQVEEEDKDSILGQLQNIQNMDMDAIKEKAQATFTEMKQAAEQKCSVM; via the exons ATGGCCTTTCTAATGAAAAGTATGTTGAGCAACCAGGTAAAGAATTTGGGACTCGGAGGTGGAggggaagaaagcaaagaagaaagcacTCCTTCTgatccagcagcagctgcaggaatgaCCAGAGAGGAGTATGAGGAATATCAAAAGCAAATGGTTGAGGAGAA AATGGAAAGAGATGCAgcatttgcacagaaaaaagcagagcGAGCCTGTCTGAGGGTTCATCTGAGAGAAAAGTACAGACTCCCTAAG AGTGAATTGGATGAGAATCAAATACAGATGGCTGGAGATGATGTGGGGTTGCCAGAAGACCTTCAGAAGATGGTGGCAGAAGATCAGGTGGAGGAAGAAGACAAAGACTCTAtcctggggcagctgcagaACATCCAGAATATGGACATGGATGCAATCAAAGAAAAGGCACAAGCCACCTTCACTGAAATGAAACAGGCTGCTGAGCAGAAATGTTCTGTGATGTAG